In the genome of Bacteroides mediterraneensis, the window GATTTTGTCTACAAAAAACTTCCGTTCCGGGCGCGGTCCCACGAAGCTCATCTCCCCTTTCAGCACATTCCACAGCTGAGGAAGCTCATCCAGGTGGTGTTCCCGCAGGAAACGTCCGATTCTGGTCAGCCGCGCATCGTCTTTCTGGCATAAGGCCGGCTTTCCGTCCGCTTCCGAATCCACCCTCATGGAGCGGAACTTATACAAAGTGAACGGTTTGCCTTTATATCCAATCCGTTCTTGGCTGAAGATTACCGGACCACCGTCTTCCCGTTTGATAAGCCAGGATATCAGCAAAAATACCGGTGAAAAGACAAGCAATGCCACCAGACTTCCCGCTATATCCGCCACACGCTTTATCCTGCAGGAAGTGACCGACATTCCCTCCCCAAAATAATAAGTGCCGCTTGCCATATATGCCATCATGGCTTTCGACATGACATCTTCTTCATTAACCTTTTTCATAACTCCAAATATATTATTAAACATCTCTCTATCATACGTTCTTTGGTGAACAGGTCCCGATAACGCTTTCTCGCCCCTTCGGAAAACCGCCGATAGGTTTCCGCGTCTCCTGTCACCTTCTCAATGGCCTCCGCCAGCTCCTGCGCCTTTTCCGGTTCCACATTCAAACCCGACACGCCCTCCTGGTTCACCCAGGAAACCCCCGACTGAGGGATTCGCGTGGCCACCACCGGCTTGCCGCACGACATCGCCTCTATCTGTACGATGCCGAACGCCTCCGTCTTCTGTACGCTGCTCATGCAGAACACATCGCAGGCTCCATAATAGGCCGGCAAATCCTCGTCGCTGACCCTTCCCAACAGCTTTACTTTCCCTTGCAGGTTCAAATCCTCTATCTCCTGTTGCAGTTCGTCTTTCAAGGCTCCCGTGCCGCCAATCAGCACCACATAGTCCTCGCTCAGATACCGGGCTGCCTCGACCAGGAAACAAAATCCTTTGTAAGCCACCAGCCGCCCTAGGGAGAACACGATTTTCTTCCCCGGATATCGCTTCCGGATGGCCTCCACCGCCTCGGAGACAGGCACCATCGGCACCACCCCTATGGGCAGGCAAACCGTCTTTTCCTGCACCTCCTGCAGGCAAGGCGATTCGGCCAGATAGACGGGAGAAGTCCCCACAATCTTATCGGCCCGGCGCAACAGCCATTGCTGTAGCGGGCGATACAATTTCAACAGGATTTTCTGCTTCTGAATGTCACTGTGCCAGTGTAGCACCACCTTCCCTTTATACCCCGAAAGAAAAAGTGCCAGACAGGCCATCGGGTCGGGATGATGCACATGGATAATATCGTATTCCCCGCAAATCTTCCGCAACGTGAAAATCATGGAAGGCGAAATCATGGTCGCACACGCCTT includes:
- a CDS encoding sugar transferase, producing MSVTSCRIKRVADIAGSLVALLVFSPVFLLISWLIKREDGGPVIFSQERIGYKGKPFTLYKFRSMRVDSEADGKPALCQKDDARLTRIGRFLREHHLDELPQLWNVLKGEMSFVGPRPERKFFVDKIRAINPDYELLYKLRPGLFSKATLYNGYTDTMEKMLERLRMDLEYMRTRSLWVDIKIIWLTATAILGGKKF
- a CDS encoding glycosyltransferase family 4 protein, which encodes MNPDKMKVLQLGKFYPIRGGVEKVAFDLMSGLSERHIPCDMLCAAEEGGDRTIRLNEYARLICCRTWVKACATMISPSMIFTLRKICGEYDIIHVHHPDPMACLALFLSGYKGKVVLHWHSDIQKQKILLKLYRPLQQWLLRRADKIVGTSPVYLAESPCLQEVQEKTVCLPIGVVPMVPVSEAVEAIRKRYPGKKIVFSLGRLVAYKGFCFLVEAARYLSEDYVVLIGGTGALKDELQQEIEDLNLQGKVKLLGRVSDEDLPAYYGACDVFCMSSVQKTEAFGIVQIEAMSCGKPVVATRIPQSGVSWVNQEGVSGLNVEPEKAQELAEAIEKVTGDAETYRRFSEGARKRYRDLFTKERMIERCLIIYLEL